In Cyanobacteria bacterium FACHB-DQ100, one genomic interval encodes:
- a CDS encoding DUF305 domain-containing protein — protein sequence MLATLAACSTTTTQNSSPASNPMPGMDHSTMNHGSTGNMMHNMDLGAADDNYDLRFIDAMRIHHRGAIEMAKQAEQKSQRSEIKTLARNIVITQNREENELLAKWRNQWYPKAAQELVMYGGKEKSTIPMSVEYRQMMSMQQDLGTADAQFDLRFINAMIPHHEGAIAMAKDALQKSKRPEIKQLAQEIATSQQTEVDQMKQWRKAWYNQ from the coding sequence ATGCTTGCTACTCTCGCTGCCTGCTCCACCACAACGACGCAGAATTCCTCGCCGGCTTCCAACCCAATGCCGGGGATGGATCACAGCACTATGAATCATGGCAGCACGGGCAACATGATGCACAACATGGATTTAGGTGCAGCAGACGACAATTACGATCTGCGGTTCATTGATGCAATGCGAATTCACCATCGCGGCGCGATCGAGATGGCAAAACAAGCCGAACAAAAATCGCAGCGATCGGAGATTAAAACTCTAGCCCGCAATATCGTCATCACGCAGAACCGTGAAGAAAATGAATTGCTGGCGAAGTGGCGAAACCAATGGTATCCAAAGGCCGCTCAGGAACTTGTGATGTATGGAGGCAAAGAAAAATCAACCATACCGATGTCAGTCGAATATCGCCAAATGATGTCGATGCAGCAGGACTTGGGGACAGCCGACGCTCAGTTCGATTTGCGCTTTATCAATGCAATGATTCCGCATCATGAAGGCGCGATCGCAATGGCAAAAGATGCTCTCCAAAAGTCGAAGCGTCCTGAGATTAAGCAGCTAGCGCAAGAAATTGCAACCTCTCAGCAAACTGAGGTCGATCAAATGAAACAGTGGCGTAAAGCTTGGTATAACCAGTAA